The Pseudophaeobacter arcticus DSM 23566 genome includes a region encoding these proteins:
- a CDS encoding Fe(3+) ABC transporter substrate-binding protein encodes MLKATTILAGALAAAVATSAAAEGELNLYSSRHYDTDERLYSDFEEATGITINRIEGKADELIARMSAEGANSPADILLTVDTSRLARAKNAGILQPVDSAILEARVPSYIQDSDNQWFGFSQRARIIFYDKNDVANPPRTYLDLADPAYKGQICIRSSSNTYNQTLLASIVTHHGAEKAAEWAKGVVANMARAPQGGDTDQMRGIVSGECEIAVGNSYYFARSIRKNVKGLSDSRDMIGWIFPSQDAEGAHMNLSGAGVAVHAPNRDNAVKFLEYLASDQAQQYFSAGNDEYPAVPGVGLAPSIAALGHFKPDDVNLSEVAKNIPEAQKIFDQAGWE; translated from the coding sequence ATGTTGAAAGCCACAACCATCCTTGCAGGCGCTCTTGCAGCTGCCGTTGCAACCTCCGCCGCAGCCGAAGGTGAGTTGAACCTCTATTCTTCACGTCACTATGACACCGACGAGCGCCTCTATTCCGATTTTGAGGAAGCCACCGGCATCACCATCAACCGGATCGAAGGCAAAGCAGATGAGCTGATCGCCCGCATGTCCGCCGAAGGCGCCAATTCTCCTGCCGATATCCTGCTGACCGTGGATACCTCGCGGCTCGCACGTGCCAAAAATGCAGGCATCTTGCAGCCCGTCGACAGTGCGATTCTGGAAGCCAGGGTTCCCAGCTACATCCAGGATAGCGACAACCAGTGGTTTGGCTTCTCGCAGCGCGCCCGGATCATCTTTTATGACAAAAACGATGTCGCCAACCCGCCGCGCACCTATCTGGATCTCGCCGATCCGGCCTACAAAGGTCAAATCTGCATCCGCTCCTCGAGCAACACCTACAACCAGACTTTGCTGGCTTCTATCGTGACCCACCACGGCGCCGAAAAGGCTGCTGAATGGGCCAAGGGCGTTGTCGCCAATATGGCCCGCGCGCCCCAGGGCGGTGACACCGACCAAATGCGCGGTATCGTTTCTGGTGAATGCGAAATTGCGGTTGGCAACAGCTACTATTTTGCCCGTTCGATCCGTAAGAACGTCAAGGGCCTGTCCGACAGCCGTGACATGATCGGCTGGATCTTCCCCTCGCAGGATGCCGAAGGTGCACACATGAACCTTTCTGGTGCGGGCGTTGCAGTCCATGCGCCAAACCGCGACAACGCCGTGAAGTTCCTGGAATATCTCGCCTCGGATCAGGCGCAGCAGTATTTCTCGGCGGGCAACGACGAATATCCCGCCGTTCCCGGTGTTGGCCTGGCGCCAAGCATCGCCGCGCTGGGGCACTTCAAACCTGATGATGTGAACCTGTCAGAGGTCGCCAAGAACATCCCCGAAGCGCAAAAAATCTTTGACCAGGCCGGCTGGGAATAA
- a CDS encoding ABC transporter permease, which produces MTAVSETEEYAPKGNRRGRRSGTEVFSFLAWTVALACILPMVAVALAALTGGTDTVRHLVDTVLTGYALTTFGLVALVSVGTLGIGVGAAWLVTMTRFPGVRLFEIALVLPLAFPAYVLAYAYTFVLDHPGIVQTSLRQVTGWGPRDYWFPEIRSLGGAAVMLVLVLYPYVYLLARAAFLQQSGGAFLAARALGKNAFQAFWLVSLPMARPAIASGVLLTVMETIADFGTVSYFGVQTFATGIYTSWFSMGDRAGAAQLALCLLSFALALAVVERSTRGKARYHQAGKQHAAMPPAELKGWQSAGAWVLCALPVCLGFLLPVIILFNMGLQSEQNLFSSRYLAFLQNSLTLATLAALLTVLAAICLGFYLRLRPGRASSTAAYISRLGYAVPGGVIAVGLMVPFAAFDNALDAWMRANFEIRTGLLISGSIWLLVAAYMVRFLAAALGAYESGQSTVHANMDLAARSLGQGPLGMLRRVHLPMLTPSLLTALLIVFVDVMKELPATLIMRPFNYDTLAVQAYRLASDERLEGAAVPSLVIVAIGLLPVILICRQVGRR; this is translated from the coding sequence ATGACTGCCGTGAGCGAGACTGAAGAATACGCCCCAAAGGGCAACCGCCGTGGGCGACGCTCGGGAACCGAGGTGTTTTCCTTTCTCGCCTGGACTGTGGCGCTGGCCTGCATCCTGCCGATGGTTGCGGTTGCTCTGGCGGCGCTGACCGGCGGTACGGATACGGTGCGGCATCTGGTCGATACGGTGTTGACCGGCTATGCGCTGACCACCTTTGGGCTGGTGGCGCTGGTCTCGGTCGGGACCCTGGGGATTGGTGTTGGCGCCGCCTGGCTGGTCACCATGACGCGGTTTCCCGGCGTGCGGCTGTTTGAAATCGCGCTGGTCCTGCCACTGGCCTTTCCGGCCTATGTTCTGGCCTATGCCTATACCTTTGTCCTGGACCACCCTGGCATCGTACAGACCAGTTTGCGTCAGGTGACCGGCTGGGGGCCGCGCGATTACTGGTTCCCCGAGATCCGTTCGCTGGGGGGGGCAGCGGTGATGCTGGTGCTGGTGCTGTACCCCTATGTCTATCTGTTGGCGCGGGCAGCCTTTCTGCAGCAAAGCGGCGGTGCCTTTCTGGCGGCGCGGGCGTTGGGAAAGAACGCCTTTCAGGCCTTCTGGCTGGTGAGCCTGCCAATGGCGCGTCCGGCAATTGCGTCGGGCGTATTGCTGACGGTGATGGAGACCATCGCGGATTTTGGCACCGTGTCCTATTTTGGCGTGCAGACCTTTGCCACGGGGATCTACACCAGCTGGTTTTCCATGGGGGACCGGGCCGGGGCGGCGCAATTGGCGCTGTGCTTGCTGAGTTTTGCGCTGGCGCTGGCCGTGGTGGAGCGCTCGACCCGTGGCAAGGCGCGCTATCATCAGGCTGGCAAACAGCACGCGGCGATGCCCCCGGCTGAGCTCAAAGGCTGGCAGTCTGCCGGTGCCTGGGTGCTCTGTGCTCTGCCGGTCTGTCTGGGCTTTTTGCTGCCCGTCATTATCCTGTTCAATATGGGGCTACAGTCCGAACAAAACCTGTTCAGCAGCCGCTATCTGGCCTTTTTGCAGAACTCCCTCACCCTGGCGACACTGGCTGCGTTGCTGACGGTACTGGCGGCGATCTGTCTGGGATTCTACCTGCGGCTGCGCCCCGGGCGGGCCTCCTCGACGGCGGCCTATATTTCCCGGTTGGGCTACGCGGTTCCCGGCGGGGTGATTGCGGTGGGGCTGATGGTGCCTTTTGCCGCCTTTGACAATGCGCTGGACGCCTGGATGCGGGCCAATTTTGAGATCCGCACCGGGCTGTTGATTTCCGGCTCGATCTGGCTGTTGGTGGCGGCCTATATGGTGCGCTTTCTGGCGGCGGCGCTTGGCGCCTATGAAAGCGGCCAGTCTACCGTTCATGCCAATATGGATTTGGCGGCGCGCTCTTTGGGGCAGGGGCCCTTGGGGATGCTGCGCCGGGTGCACCTGCCGATGCTCACCCCCAGTTTGCTGACCGCCCTGCTGATTGTCTTTGTCGATGTGATGAAGGAGCTGCCGGCCACCCTGATCATGCGGCCTTTCAACTATGACACCCTGGCGGTGCAGGCCTACCGATTGGCCTCGGATGAGCGGCTGGAAGGCGCGGCGGTGCCGTCGCTGGTGATTGTTGCAATTGGGCTGTTGCCGGTGATCCTGATCTGTCGCCAGGTGGGACGGCGCTAG
- a CDS encoding GNAT family N-acetyltransferase: protein MTIEIRPVTAAELHSLTDALAEILWACVQAGASVSFVLPFSHPDAARFWSDQIFPAVQRGDIILFGAFVDGELQGTAQLAVAQPPNQQHRADVAKLLVHPKARRGGLGRALMLALETEAQHHGKTLLVLDTRSGDPSQRLYESLGYQVAGAIPGYCRNPSADVFEATTYLYKVLDPAAIAP, encoded by the coding sequence ATGACAATCGAAATACGCCCGGTGACAGCTGCCGAACTACATAGCCTGACGGACGCGCTGGCCGAAATCCTATGGGCCTGCGTCCAGGCCGGTGCCAGCGTCAGCTTTGTCCTGCCGTTTTCGCACCCAGACGCCGCCCGGTTCTGGAGCGATCAGATCTTTCCAGCGGTGCAGCGCGGCGACATCATCCTCTTTGGCGCCTTTGTTGACGGCGAGCTGCAAGGCACCGCGCAGCTGGCGGTCGCCCAGCCTCCCAATCAGCAGCACCGGGCAGATGTGGCCAAATTGCTTGTCCACCCCAAGGCCCGTCGCGGCGGGCTGGGCCGGGCGCTGATGCTGGCCTTGGAGACCGAGGCCCAGCATCACGGCAAGACGCTGTTGGTTCTGGACACCCGCTCTGGCGATCCTTCGCAACGGCTTTATGAAAGCCTCGGCTATCAGGTTGCCGGTGCCATCCCCGGATATTGCCGCAACCCCAGCGCCGATGTTTTTGAAGCCACCACCTATCTGTACAAGGTCTTGGACCCGGCGGCTATCGCCCCCTAG
- a CDS encoding branched-chain amino acid ABC transporter permease, with product MFYREAGDFKVSYEQDSQTFPIKFDRYRYYFVLLIAFLVVPFLINDYWASAILLPFLIYSIAAIGLNVLVGYAGQVSLGTGGFMAVGAYACYKLMTVFPDVSMFVHVLLAGGVTGLVCVVFGLPSLRIKGFYLAVATLAAQFFLVWLFNRVPWFYNYSASGQINAPERDVFGIMITGPNAPAWATYLFCLVFLTLCALVARNLTRGTVGRSWMAIRDMDIAAEIIGVNPLKAKLTAFAVSGFFIGISGALFFALYLGAVEVGEAFGITKSFQVLFMVIIGGLGSIFGSFAGAAFLVLLPVILKVVGVDVLGWPTDIVAHFQLVIVGALIVFFLIVEPHGLAQLWRVAKEKLRLWPFPH from the coding sequence ATGTTCTATCGCGAAGCCGGAGACTTCAAAGTCTCTTATGAACAGGACAGCCAGACCTTCCCGATCAAGTTTGATCGCTATCGGTATTACTTTGTGCTGCTCATTGCCTTTCTGGTCGTTCCTTTCCTTATCAACGACTACTGGGCCAGCGCCATTTTGCTGCCGTTTCTGATCTATTCGATCGCTGCGATCGGCCTCAATGTCCTGGTTGGCTACGCTGGGCAGGTGAGCCTCGGGACCGGTGGTTTTATGGCGGTAGGGGCCTATGCCTGTTACAAGCTGATGACCGTCTTTCCCGACGTGAGCATGTTTGTACATGTTTTGCTGGCGGGCGGTGTGACCGGTCTGGTCTGCGTGGTGTTTGGCCTGCCAAGCCTGCGTATCAAGGGCTTTTATCTGGCGGTGGCGACACTGGCGGCGCAGTTCTTCCTGGTCTGGTTGTTCAACCGGGTGCCATGGTTCTACAACTACTCCGCCTCTGGCCAAATCAATGCGCCAGAGCGTGATGTCTTTGGCATTATGATCACCGGCCCCAATGCACCTGCCTGGGCAACCTATCTGTTCTGCCTAGTCTTCCTGACCCTCTGTGCCCTGGTTGCCCGCAACCTGACACGCGGCACCGTTGGCCGCAGCTGGATGGCGATCCGCGACATGGACATCGCAGCCGAAATCATCGGGGTGAACCCGCTGAAGGCGAAACTGACAGCCTTTGCCGTGTCGGGTTTCTTTATCGGCATCTCTGGCGCGCTGTTCTTTGCGCTGTACCTCGGCGCGGTAGAAGTGGGTGAGGCCTTTGGCATCACCAAGTCGTTCCAGGTCTTGTTCATGGTGATCATTGGCGGCTTGGGCTCGATCTTTGGCTCCTTTGCCGGCGCGGCCTTTCTGGTCCTGCTGCCGGTAATCCTGAAGGTGGTTGGCGTGGATGTGCTGGGGTGGCCCACTGATATCGTGGCCCACTTCCAGCTGGTGATCGTCGGGGCGCTGATCGTGTTTTTCCTGATCGTGGAACCACATGGGCTGGCGCAGCTCTGGCGCGTCGCAAAAGAGAAACTGAGGCTATGGCCCTTCCCGCACTAA
- a CDS encoding ABC transporter ATP-binding protein — translation MLDAANTTDVQAETLLEVNNIEVIYNHVILVLKGVSLNVPKGGITALLGGNGAGKTTTLKAISNLLRSERGEVTKGSVKYRGKNVHDADPAELVRNGVIQVMEGRHCFEHLTVEENLLTGAYTRTDRGAKIQQDLEMVYTYFPRLKERRKSQAGYTSGGEQQMVAMGRALMSRPETILLDEPSMGLAPQLVEQIFEIVKTINEQEGVTFLLAEQNTNVALRYAHYGYILESGRVVMDGPAAELRENPDVKEFYLGMSDEGRKSFRDVRSYRRRKRWLS, via the coding sequence ATGCTGGATGCAGCCAACACCACTGATGTGCAGGCCGAGACCCTGCTAGAGGTCAACAATATCGAGGTGATCTACAATCACGTGATCCTGGTGCTGAAAGGCGTCAGCCTCAATGTTCCCAAAGGCGGCATTACCGCGCTTTTGGGCGGCAACGGTGCCGGAAAGACAACAACGCTCAAGGCGATCTCTAACCTGCTGCGCTCTGAACGTGGCGAGGTGACCAAGGGATCGGTAAAATACCGTGGCAAGAATGTTCACGATGCAGACCCTGCTGAACTGGTGCGCAACGGCGTGATCCAGGTGATGGAGGGCCGCCATTGCTTTGAGCACCTGACGGTTGAAGAAAACCTGCTGACTGGCGCCTATACCCGGACAGACCGGGGCGCGAAGATCCAGCAAGATCTTGAAATGGTTTATACCTATTTCCCACGCTTGAAAGAACGCCGCAAAAGCCAGGCGGGCTATACCTCGGGCGGGGAACAGCAGATGGTGGCCATGGGCCGCGCCCTGATGAGCCGCCCTGAAACCATCCTGCTGGATGAGCCCTCGATGGGGCTGGCACCACAGCTGGTGGAACAGATCTTTGAGATCGTAAAAACCATCAACGAACAGGAAGGCGTGACCTTCCTTCTGGCTGAACAGAACACCAATGTGGCACTGCGCTATGCCCACTATGGCTATATTCTGGAATCCGGTCGGGTGGTGATGGATGGCCCTGCTGCCGAACTGCGCGAAAACCCCGATGTAAAAGAGTTCTACCTTGGCATGTCCGATGAGGGCCGCAAAAGCTTTCGGGATGTGCGTTCGTATCGCCGTCGTAAGCGGTGGTTGAGCTAA
- a CDS encoding branched-chain amino acid ABC transporter permease yields the protein MSDQFLFTTEVFFNGLMAGVLYALVALGFVLIYKASGIFNYAQGVMALFAAMTLVGIMQGQVPFSHIINAMFGTEVHHFGWHVPALLAILLTVGVMVVFAWLVQRLVMRHLVGQEPIILFMATIGLAYFLEGFSDLMWGSEIKKLDVGLPQGGSFWIEDMTSGLGSDNFYGFFIDQLDIVATAIAALLVVGLVLFAQYTKQGRAMRAVADDHQAALSVGISLNFIWVLVWSVAGFVALVAGIVWGTKSGVQFSLSLIALKALPVLMLGGFTSIPGAIVGGLIIGVGEKLFEFAIGPMVGGATENWFAYVLALLFLVFRPQGLFGEKIIERV from the coding sequence ATGTCTGACCAGTTTCTTTTTACAACCGAAGTCTTCTTCAACGGGCTGATGGCCGGGGTGCTATATGCGCTTGTGGCACTGGGCTTTGTGCTGATCTACAAGGCCTCCGGCATCTTCAACTATGCCCAGGGCGTTATGGCGCTGTTTGCAGCCATGACCCTGGTGGGCATCATGCAGGGGCAGGTGCCGTTCAGCCATATCATCAACGCGATGTTCGGCACCGAGGTGCACCACTTTGGCTGGCATGTGCCGGCGCTGCTGGCCATCCTGCTGACGGTTGGGGTGATGGTGGTCTTTGCCTGGCTGGTGCAGCGCCTTGTCATGCGTCATCTGGTCGGCCAGGAGCCGATCATCCTGTTCATGGCGACCATCGGCCTGGCCTATTTCCTCGAAGGGTTTTCGGATCTGATGTGGGGCTCCGAAATCAAGAAACTGGATGTGGGTCTGCCCCAGGGTGGGTCTTTCTGGATCGAAGACATGACCTCGGGCCTTGGCTCTGACAATTTCTACGGCTTCTTCATCGACCAGCTCGACATTGTGGCAACTGCGATTGCGGCGCTTCTGGTGGTCGGTCTGGTGCTCTTTGCCCAATATACCAAACAGGGCCGCGCCATGCGGGCCGTGGCGGATGATCACCAGGCGGCGCTGTCGGTTGGCATCTCGCTGAACTTCATCTGGGTTCTGGTCTGGTCGGTTGCGGGTTTTGTTGCCCTGGTGGCCGGGATCGTCTGGGGCACCAAGTCGGGGGTACAGTTCTCGCTGTCCCTGATCGCGCTCAAGGCCCTGCCGGTTCTGATGCTGGGTGGCTTTACCTCCATCCCCGGCGCCATCGTTGGTGGCTTGATCATCGGCGTTGGCGAAAAGCTCTTTGAATTTGCCATCGGCCCCATGGTGGGCGGTGCCACCGAGAACTGGTTTGCCTATGTACTGGCGCTCCTGTTCCTGGTGTTCAGACCACAGGGTCTGTTTGGCGAAAAGATCATCGAACGGGTTTGA
- a CDS encoding CobW family GTP-binding protein, with protein sequence MTRLPVTVLSGYLGAGKTTLINRLLAEDHGLRLMVVVNDFGAVNIDDALIKAEEGETLALTNGCVCCSMDQDLQMALRKIALQADRPDHILIEASGVSDPSAIAATIQNIPDLSYGGIVSLVDGKNAPDLLADPAVAGLVRQQISSADLVLVSKTNALDADLQAQLSQIGARGLRLLDATPLADLLFDVLPLPQSRSRATAHPAFTTWQFYSETPLDRRALGDKLAARPQGLYRMKGFVLTTGGAYALHIVGQNVEARRCDATQTQLVALGPKDQISRDQIEAWWTS encoded by the coding sequence ATGACTCGCCTGCCTGTCACCGTGCTCAGCGGCTATCTGGGCGCGGGGAAAACCACCCTGATCAATCGCCTGCTGGCCGAAGACCACGGGTTGCGGCTGATGGTTGTGGTGAATGATTTTGGCGCGGTGAACATTGATGATGCCCTGATCAAAGCCGAAGAGGGCGAGACCCTGGCGCTGACCAATGGCTGTGTCTGCTGCAGCATGGATCAGGATCTGCAGATGGCGCTGCGCAAGATCGCCCTGCAGGCCGACCGACCGGATCATATCCTGATCGAGGCCAGCGGCGTGTCAGATCCTTCTGCGATCGCGGCCACCATCCAAAACATCCCCGACCTCAGCTATGGCGGTATCGTCTCATTGGTGGATGGCAAAAACGCCCCTGACCTGTTGGCCGACCCGGCCGTCGCAGGCCTGGTGCGTCAACAAATCAGCAGCGCCGACCTGGTGCTGGTGAGCAAAACCAACGCGCTTGACGCGGATCTTCAGGCGCAGCTTTCCCAGATCGGAGCGCGTGGTTTGCGCCTGTTGGATGCGACGCCATTGGCTGATCTGCTGTTTGATGTGCTGCCTTTGCCGCAAAGCCGCAGCAGAGCCACAGCGCATCCGGCCTTTACCACCTGGCAATTTTACAGCGAAACGCCCCTTGATCGCCGCGCTCTGGGGGACAAGCTGGCAGCGCGTCCACAGGGGCTTTACCGGATGAAGGGGTTTGTGCTGACCACCGGCGGCGCCTATGCGCTGCATATTGTCGGCCAGAACGTCGAGGCCAGGCGCTGCGACGCGACCCAGACCCAGCTGGTGGCCCTGGGGCCAAAGGATCAGATCAGCCGGGATCAGATCGAAGCCTGGTGGACCAGCTGA
- a CDS encoding phenylacetate--CoA ligase family protein, translated as MTYFDTLETRSDDQRASDLAAALPGQIALAQTAPGYADSLSGIEAGSITSAADLAALPVLRKSDLSKAQGGNAPFGGFTVKPASGFAHIFQSPGPIYEPGGVDHDWWRMGRFLHAVGIGQGDVVQNCFGYHLTPAGMIFENGARAVGAAVLPAGTGQTELQVTAARDVGATAYAGTPDYLKVILDKAEAMGVTLGFTKAAVGGGALFPSLRQEYADRGITCLQSYATADLGNIAYESAAMDGMIVDENVIVEIVTPGTGTPVAPGEVGEVVVTTLNPDYPLVRFATGDLSAILPGVSPCGRTNLRIKGWMGRADQTTKIKGMFVRPEQVAALVAKHDEIVKARVIAARDGEMDTMTVQIEANAGDEITFGKSVIEVLKMKGKIEVVAPGALPKDGLVIEDQRSYD; from the coding sequence ATGACCTATTTTGATACCCTAGAAACGCGGTCCGATGACCAACGCGCCAGTGATCTTGCAGCCGCTTTGCCGGGACAGATTGCGCTAGCCCAAACGGCCCCGGGTTACGCGGACAGCCTGAGCGGGATTGAGGCCGGCAGTATTACCTCGGCTGCTGATCTGGCGGCGCTGCCGGTGCTGCGCAAATCTGACCTCAGCAAGGCTCAGGGCGGCAATGCGCCTTTTGGTGGGTTTACTGTGAAACCGGCCTCTGGTTTTGCCCATATTTTCCAATCTCCGGGTCCGATCTATGAGCCGGGCGGCGTCGATCACGACTGGTGGCGCATGGGACGGTTCCTGCATGCGGTTGGTATCGGTCAGGGCGATGTGGTGCAGAACTGCTTTGGCTACCATCTGACGCCTGCGGGCATGATCTTTGAAAACGGCGCCCGCGCTGTTGGCGCTGCGGTTCTACCGGCCGGCACTGGCCAGACCGAGCTGCAGGTGACAGCCGCACGGGATGTGGGGGCCACTGCCTATGCGGGCACACCTGACTATTTGAAAGTCATTCTCGACAAGGCCGAAGCCATGGGGGTGACGCTGGGCTTTACCAAGGCCGCTGTTGGTGGCGGTGCGCTGTTTCCGTCGCTGCGTCAGGAATATGCTGATCGCGGCATCACCTGCTTGCAAAGCTACGCCACTGCGGATCTCGGCAATATCGCCTATGAGAGCGCCGCGATGGATGGCATGATTGTTGATGAAAACGTCATCGTCGAGATCGTCACGCCCGGCACTGGCACCCCTGTTGCGCCCGGTGAAGTGGGCGAGGTGGTGGTGACTACGCTCAATCCAGACTATCCGCTGGTCCGGTTTGCCACGGGTGATTTGTCGGCCATCCTGCCTGGTGTCTCCCCCTGTGGGCGGACCAATCTGCGGATCAAGGGCTGGATGGGCCGCGCGGATCAGACAACCAAGATCAAGGGCATGTTTGTCCGTCCCGAACAGGTCGCGGCCCTGGTTGCAAAGCATGATGAGATCGTCAAGGCCCGTGTGATTGCTGCCCGTGATGGCGAGATGGACACCATGACGGTGCAGATCGAGGCCAATGCCGGCGATGAGATCACCTTTGGTAAGTCAGTTATCGAAGTGCTGAAGATGAAGGGCAAGATCGAAGTTGTTGCCCCTGGTGCTCTGCCCAAGGACGGCTTGGTGATCGAGGACCAGCGCAGCTACGACTAA
- a CDS encoding helix-turn-helix domain-containing protein: MNNFNSRLANRLASLRQDRGWSLDQLAEASGISRASLSRLEKGEVSPTAESLGQLCAAYALPMSRLMMQVEDSHAPLVTAAQQQLWRDPTTGFERRQISPPAPTLAGEVIAGYLPPEQTITYESPSRPGLEHHLILQQGALQLTLSGKTHALQAGDCLRYHLTGSSQFSSGPQGARYILVLI; this comes from the coding sequence ATGAACAACTTTAACAGCCGTCTGGCCAACCGGCTGGCGTCACTCAGACAGGACAGGGGCTGGTCATTGGACCAGTTGGCCGAGGCAAGCGGTATCAGCCGGGCCAGCCTGTCCCGGTTGGAGAAGGGCGAGGTCAGCCCCACCGCCGAAAGTCTCGGCCAGCTGTGTGCCGCCTATGCGCTGCCAATGTCCCGGCTGATGATGCAGGTCGAAGACAGCCATGCGCCGCTGGTAACCGCCGCGCAACAACAGCTATGGCGCGACCCAACCACCGGGTTTGAGCGGCGACAAATCTCGCCTCCAGCGCCCACTTTGGCTGGCGAGGTCATTGCGGGCTATTTGCCGCCCGAACAGACCATCACCTATGAATCTCCGTCGCGTCCTGGCCTGGAACATCACCTGATCCTGCAACAGGGGGCGCTGCAGCTTACCCTCTCCGGGAAAACCCATGCGCTGCAGGCCGGCGATTGCCTGCGCTATCACCTGACCGGATCATCCCAATTTTCATCAGGCCCCCAGGGGGCCCGCTACATTCTGGTGCTGATATGA
- a CDS encoding ABC transporter substrate-binding protein: MKMKLTTLALGAMMAAGPAMADLVFPSLSYRTGPYAASGIPFADGYADYFTLVNERDGGIGGVMTKLIECETGYNTEKGVECYESTKGEGALVYQPLSTGITYQLIPKTAADGIPLHTMGYGRTSAANGNVFGNVFNYPANYWDGASGIINYLLDENGGDLKGKKIALVFHNSAYGKEPIRTLEELAAKHGFELTTLPVDHPGQEQKSQWLQIRRERPDFVLMWGWGVMNQVAIQEAANIRFPMENFIGVWWSGAEHDVLSAGAAADGYKAVTFHNVGRDFPVFDDIQKYVVDTGKAAGAGDQIGNVLYNRGLYAAMLAVEAAKTAQEIHGTANITPAMMRDGMEALEMPEARMSALGMPYFGPSFNVSCENHGGPGLVGVTQWDAESKTWSLIADFQKTDDEVIKPLIEADSASYATENNIEPQCN; this comes from the coding sequence ATGAAAATGAAACTTACCACTCTGGCGCTGGGCGCCATGATGGCTGCGGGTCCGGCAATGGCGGATCTGGTGTTCCCATCGCTGAGCTATCGTACCGGGCCCTATGCTGCGAGCGGTATCCCGTTTGCGGATGGTTACGCTGACTACTTCACCCTCGTAAACGAGCGTGATGGCGGTATCGGCGGCGTGATGACCAAGCTGATCGAATGCGAAACCGGCTATAACACCGAAAAAGGTGTGGAATGCTACGAATCCACCAAAGGCGAAGGCGCCCTGGTGTATCAACCGCTCTCCACCGGTATTACCTATCAGCTGATCCCAAAAACTGCGGCTGACGGCATCCCTCTTCACACCATGGGCTATGGCCGGACCTCGGCTGCCAATGGCAATGTCTTTGGCAACGTGTTCAACTACCCTGCCAACTACTGGGACGGCGCCTCGGGTATCATCAACTATCTGCTGGATGAAAACGGTGGCGACCTGAAAGGCAAGAAAATTGCCCTGGTTTTCCACAACTCCGCCTATGGTAAAGAGCCTATCCGCACCCTGGAAGAGCTGGCTGCAAAGCACGGTTTTGAGCTGACCACCCTGCCCGTTGACCACCCTGGTCAGGAGCAGAAATCCCAGTGGCTGCAGATCCGCCGCGAGCGTCCTGACTTTGTCCTGATGTGGGGCTGGGGCGTGATGAACCAGGTTGCTATCCAGGAAGCCGCAAACATCCGTTTCCCAATGGAAAACTTCATTGGTGTATGGTGGTCCGGTGCCGAGCATGACGTTCTGTCTGCGGGTGCAGCTGCCGATGGCTACAAAGCAGTGACGTTCCACAATGTTGGCCGTGACTTCCCGGTATTTGACGACATCCAGAAATATGTTGTTGATACAGGTAAGGCCGCCGGTGCTGGCGATCAGATCGGCAACGTGCTGTATAACCGTGGTCTTTACGCGGCGATGTTGGCCGTTGAAGCCGCCAAAACCGCTCAGGAAATCCACGGCACAGCTAACATCACCCCTGCGATGATGCGCGATGGCATGGAAGCTCTGGAAATGCCCGAAGCCCGGATGTCGGCGCTTGGCATGCCTTACTTTGGTCCGTCGTTCAACGTGTCCTGTGAAAACCACGGTGGCCCTGGTCTTGTTGGTGTGACCCAGTGGGATGCGGAGTCCAAAACCTGGAGCCTGATTGCTGACTTCCAGAAAACCGACGATGAGGTGATCAAGCCGCTGATCGAGGCCGACTCTGCCTCCTATGCGACTGAAAACAACATCGAGCCTCAGTGTAACTAA